The Candidatus Lokiarchaeota archaeon sequence AAACTACTTTCCCGGATATACAAGAAAGGGTGTCCTTTTCTGCTCCGAGAATCCGAGCAAGGAAGAGCTTGGCAGAGCAAAAGAATTTGCTGATGAGATAGGACAGAGATATCAAGACGAAACTGCCAGAGTGGAGACATTCGATCCATCGCCTCCAATGATGTACCGTCTTGAACGACTGGCATCAAAGCGGTGGTTAACGGATCATCTTATGAGCAGGACCTTCGTGGTTGACAAAGAAACCTGTATCCACTGTGGAAAATGCGTAGATGCTTGCCCCACAGATAATGTCCATCTTGATGAGGAAGGTTATCCCGAATGGGACCAAGATTGCATTCTTTGCCTATCTTGTGAGATAGCTTGTCCCGAGGAGTCAATCTCGTCAATTCTGGATTCCAATCTCATGAGCCCGATCATCAATTACAATATATCCAAAGGAAAGGAGAATCCGGAAATTGAATTCAAAAGGATATAGCATTCAGAAAATTGTTTTGTCCTTTAGGCCTTCAAATCTCCATACTGACTTATATTGGATGACGCAAACGGCCAAGTGAGGTATGTAAGTGTCCCTCCAGAACTTACTCGAGAGTGTGCAGAAGAATATCGATGAAGGCAATATCAAGTACGCCCTGTTAGATTTGAAGTCAGCCAAAGGCATGGCTCCGGATGATTGGCGGGTAGCCTACTACTACGGTCGCTGTTATCTTGAGACCGGAGAGCTAGACAAAGCAATAGACAATTTGAAGAAGGCGCACGATGCTCAGCCAATCCCAACAGTCAGCTATTTCCTAGCTAATGCGTACGTCAGAAACAAGAACTGGCCCGAAGCGGCCACCGTTGCTGAAGGTGCATTAGCCCAAGAAGTGGGTGACACAGTCACTGAAGCCGCCCTCAACTACATTCTCTCAGGCGCGAATATGGAACAAGGCAATTTGGACAAGGCGATAGCCGCTGCTGAGACGGCTGCTGAGCTTCAGCCTCAGGACGACGATTACAAGACCCACTTGGAAAGGCTACGAAAGGCCAAAGGCTGAAGCTTCTGTGTTCCATTTTGTGGAGCTAGAGCAGAAATCACAAAACCCCGTCCGCATTCGCAGCATAGTGCTCGACAGTTGGATTTGAAGTTGCTCAAGTCCTTGTACCTCAAGAATCATACCGGGGTAGGTTGACCATCAATAGATTTCGGTCCATCGGGAACTATATAACAGGTCAATTCAAAGGCATGCAAAACAACAATACGGAGGCCATTTGGAGTGGAAATAGATTCAGGCGTTGAACCAGAACCATCAGGACCACAGAGACGCGATTTCTCTGTAAGTTGGACGGGAATGGTTTCACGAACATTTGCGTTGTGGAAGCGAAGATTGCCAAGCTACCTTACGATAATGGGTATCACCAGTCTTGCGGTGTATGGGCTCTATTCGGTTGTGCTCATACTACTATTAGGACCATCGGGCGTTGGTATTTTGCCGTATATTGGTACAAGTCCCTTTTCGCTGATAACCTCTCTTGCCCAATTGGGATCGCTATCTATGGATCAGTTCATCGTCTTGGTGCCAATGACAATCATCAGCATGGTCATCTATGCTGTTGCCGGAGGAGCAGCCATCAAGCTTGCATTCGACGATTATGGTGAACCCGGTAGAGGAGATGTTGATATGTCCCTTTCCTATTCCTTCGGGAAGGCATGGAGCCTAATAGGAGCTCAAATCATTGTCGGTCTTGTTCTGCTTATTCTGCAAATACCGACCCTCTTAACGTTTGTATTCATGCTTACCGGCGACATCGAATTGATAGCTATTGCAAGCTTGCTTTCACTTGTAGGTATGGTGCTAAGCGCATACATCGGTACTCGATTAACACCGGTTTCTGCCGTTGTCATAGCAGAAGAGAACACAGGGGCATTTGGAGCAGTTAAGAGAGCGTGGGGGCTTACCTCGGGGAACTTCTGGCACATATTCGGAGGTCAACTCCTGCTGGGGCTCGTGGTTGGTATTATCACAATTATTGTGGAGTTGGTAATCGGAATGCTTACCTTCTCCATTGCCGGCTTCGTTGGAATCGT is a genomic window containing:
- a CDS encoding 4Fe-4S dicluster domain-containing protein codes for the protein PFFVFALYSLHVGDTGNEIRQTLLNKGGRDLGFFKSRGTNYFPGYTRKGVLFCSENPSKEELGRAKEFADEIGQRYQDETARVETFDPSPPMMYRLERLASKRWLTDHLMSRTFVVDKETCIHCGKCVDACPTDNVHLDEEGYPEWDQDCILCLSCEIACPEESISSILDSNLMSPIINYNISKGKENPEIEFKRI
- a CDS encoding tetratricopeptide repeat protein — protein: MSLQNLLESVQKNIDEGNIKYALLDLKSAKGMAPDDWRVAYYYGRCYLETGELDKAIDNLKKAHDAQPIPTVSYFLANAYVRNKNWPEAATVAEGALAQEVGDTVTEAALNYILSGANMEQGNLDKAIAAAETAAELQPQDDDYKTHLERLRKAKG